One uncultured Carboxylicivirga sp. genomic window, CTTGTATTCGCATCATTGTTTTTGGGGTAGGGTGATTAATAAAATCTCACTTCACCTTTTCAAATGCACTTTACTACATTATAAACCAACTAATGAAGATTTGGATTTTATTTATCCTAACGCTAAAAACAATCATTTTTCAAATCTCTCACGTGATAAAAGAATTGACTGGATTCCTGATTTTCAGGATATCCATTTACCCAATTTTTTTACACAGAAGGAACTAGTAAAACGAAAGAACTGGCAAACGGAGATCTCTACCAAGAGTTGTCAAATCGTTTTTAGTAGCAAAGATGCCTTAAACGATTTTGAGAATTTATATCCTAAAAGCCTTGTAAAAAAGTACGTAATCCCATTTGCTGTTTCAAACACTGGACTTGAGGTTTCTAAAGATGTAGTAAATAAAATTTTAGAGAAGTTTAAAATTAAAAGGCCTTTCTTTTATATCCCTAATCAATTGTGGGTTCATAAAAATCATATAACTGTTTTAAGAGCAATAAGCAAAATAGATAATCCGGACCTTGAGTTTATTTTTTCAGGTAAAGAGGAAGATTACAGGGTGCCTGATTATCCGCAAAAGTTAAAAGAAACAGTTTTCGATTTAAAAATAGAAGATCGGGCACGTTTTCTTGGCTTTATTTCTAAACAAGAACTAAATGTTTTAGTTAATGTTTCTATAGCTATTATTCAGCCCTCGTTATTCGAAGGTTGGAGTACTACCATTGAGGAAGCCAAATGTTATAATAAATTTATAATTGCCTCAGACATTAATGTACATAAGGAGCAATTATCAAATTATCCGAATAAGGCATTCTTCAAAGCCCAGAGTGAAGATGATTTAAAAGATAAAATTCTGGAATCCGATTATCAAACCCATACGTATGATTATCATGCTGACATACTAAAATTCGCACAATCAATTGTAAACTTATAAGCACTACCAAACCATAATGATTCTAAGCATCATAACCGTAAACCTCAACAATTCTAATGGCCTTCGAAAAACCTTCGAAAGTGTCATTAACCAAACTTACACCAACTTTGAACAAATTATTATTGATGGAGGTAGTACTGATGGTTCAATAGATGTAATAATAGATTATGAAGTACAATACAAAGAAAAACAACGCCAACTTTATTGGATAAGTGAACCTGACAATGGCATTTACAATGCTATGAACAAAGCCATTAAAGTTGCCAATGGTCAATATTGTTTGTTTTTAAATAGTGGAGATTGGTTGTTCGGCAATGAGGTATTATCAAGTGTTTTTGATCAAAAACAAACTTCTGATTTAATAATTACACAACTCTTAAAATTCAAATCAGAAAAAGAAAAAAAGATCACTCAGTTTGATACTATCGATCTTAATCTAATATTAAAAAGCAGCTTACCTCATCCCTCAACATATATACGAACAGAATTAATTAAAGAATTTGGAGGTTTTAATGAAGCTCTTAAAATAGTTAGTGACTGGGAGTTTTTTTTAAGGGTTTTATTGTTACACAACTGTACCTATAAGGTTTCAAGTATTATTAATTCATGCTTTGATATGACAGGAATAAGTAATGATGCCAGTCATAGAGAATCATTAATTCTGGAAAGAGAGGAAATAATAAAGAAATATATTTCACCAATTCTTATTCAGGCAAATGATAAAATATTAGCTCTGGATAAAAAGCATGATCAAAAAAGCATCTCTAAAATTAGGAAAATATTGCAACCTTTTAAAAAGTATATACAATGGCGTTAATGGTCTCTATATTAATGCCCGTCTACAATGGTGAAAAATATCTGAATGCTGCCATTAATTCGGTACTTAATCAGTCATTTAAAGATTTTGAGTTTATCATTATCAACGATGGCAGCACAGATACAACAGAGAGCATAATAGATTCATTTAAAAATGAACGAATTGTTAATATTAAGCAAGAAAATCAGGGAGTAGCTAGGTCTCTAAATAATGGATTAAAATTGGCTAAAGGAAAATATATCTGGCGACACGATGCAGATGATATTTGCTTACCCGACCAATTAGAAAAACAGGTTAATTTTCTGGAGCAAAACGCTGATGTGGCTTTAGTAAGTACGCAAATTGCGTTTATGACTGATAGAGCTAAGATAGCCTACTCAAAAAAACAACCGACAAATAGCTATTTCA contains:
- a CDS encoding glycosyltransferase; this encodes MPKQKRIGLIYNYNEGWIGGTYYVENIVHALKQLDKEYQPKVFVYTNIKKTFLKLKEATNYPYLHYRSLYSHHCFWGRVINKISLHLFKCTLLHYKPTNEDLDFIYPNAKNNHFSNLSRDKRIDWIPDFQDIHLPNFFTQKELVKRKNWQTEISTKSCQIVFSSKDALNDFENLYPKSLVKKYVIPFAVSNTGLEVSKDVVNKILEKFKIKRPFFYIPNQLWVHKNHITVLRAISKIDNPDLEFIFSGKEEDYRVPDYPQKLKETVFDLKIEDRARFLGFISKQELNVLVNVSIAIIQPSLFEGWSTTIEEAKCYNKFIIASDINVHKEQLSNYPNKAFFKAQSEDDLKDKILESDYQTHTYDYHADILKFAQSIVNL
- a CDS encoding glycosyltransferase family 2 protein, which produces MILSIITVNLNNSNGLRKTFESVINQTYTNFEQIIIDGGSTDGSIDVIIDYEVQYKEKQRQLYWISEPDNGIYNAMNKAIKVANGQYCLFLNSGDWLFGNEVLSSVFDQKQTSDLIITQLLKFKSEKEKKITQFDTIDLNLILKSSLPHPSTYIRTELIKEFGGFNEALKIVSDWEFFLRVLLLHNCTYKVSSIINSCFDMTGISNDASHRESLILEREEIIKKYISPILIQANDKILALDKKHDQKSISKIRKILQPFKKYIQWR